In one Silene latifolia isolate original U9 population chromosome 10, ASM4854445v1, whole genome shotgun sequence genomic region, the following are encoded:
- the LOC141609215 gene encoding uncharacterized protein LOC141609215 yields the protein MATSSTPSTTSLGKDSWLRSVMDKCILKDDGSNFLEWESNIKSAALSDNVLTYLTDAPPIEPGARASSAVRTAYDDYVRMLNDIKNVLIWSISPKLKLSCISLNAYEIFTRMITMFSQTPKVRQYDAAANFFEAKLERGQKVGPLVLKMVEYVDILERLGCKIPKTLVVDRILHSLPTKFANFRVNYNMNDMDKSYHEIHALLTQAERDMEASGSEKGDVLTMKLKNMSLGVKKGKGKEKSQFKKSSKKIDKGKGKAVVNGNPKAKSVKLSEAECFHCNGKGHYRRSCPKYLEDIKEGRVTPIGYKGRASTSKR from the exons atggcaacttcatccactccatcgactacttcactaggcaaagattcatggctaaggtccgtaatggacaaatgtattttaaaagatgacggtagtaactttcttgaatgggaatccaacatcaaaagtgccgcgttgtccgacaatgtgctcacttacttgaccgatgctcctcctatcgagcccggtgcaagagcttcatcggcggtgcggaccgcctatgatgactatgtgaggatgttgaatgatatcaagaatgtgttgatatggtcaatatcgccaaagctcaagctatcatgcatttctttaaatgcttacgagatattcactcgtatgatcactatgttttcacaaacacctaaagtccgtcaatacgatgcggcggcaaacttctttgaagctaagcttgagaggggccaaaaggttggtccccttgtccttaaaatggtcgaatatgttgacatcctagagcgtctagggtgtaagattcctaagactcttgtggtggatcgtatccttcactcactccccaccaagtttgccaactttagggtaaactacaatatgaatgacatggataagagttaccatgaaattcatgcactcctcacccaagcggagagggatatggaggctagtgggagtgaaaagggagatgttttaaccatgaagttaaagaatatgtctcttggagtcaagaaaggaaagggaaaagaaaagtcccaattcaagaaatcgtcaaagaaaattgacaagggaaaggggaaggccgttgtgaatggcaatcccaaggcaaaaagtgtcaagctctctgaggccgaatgtttccattgtaatgggaaggggcattataggaggagttgtcccaaatacttggaggatatcaaggaagggcgtgtgacgcctattg ggtataagggacgtgcaagcactagcaaaaggtga